In one window of Bifidobacterium sp. WK041_4_12 DNA:
- the hisC gene encoding histidinol-phosphate transaminase: MAFKHRADIDLLPSYKQGKPAPESDRRTYKISSNENPFEPLASVKAAIRKDALDSINRYPDMRGWGVVERLAQETGVKPENICLGCGSTEVITQLIQLVAGPGDEVVYPWRSFEAYPIIVATAGANSHQVPLTADGHHDIDAMIAAVNDKTRLIIVNNPNNPTATPVSETEARKLLDAVPSDVLVLFDEAYFQFNTDPNTAVAMELFHEYPNVVVAQTFSKAYGLAGLRIGYAVAPEEVIDGMRKVALPFGVSRVAQTAALASLDAYDELNDRVQVIISERQRVLTALREQGWTIPDAEANFFWIQFGDKTEEAEQYFIQAGLSTRVFAGEGIRFTIGEAAANDLVIQTCSKLKTAGLLV, from the coding sequence ATGGCTTTCAAACATCGTGCGGACATAGACCTTCTTCCTTCATACAAGCAAGGGAAGCCAGCCCCGGAGTCCGATCGTCGTACTTATAAGATTTCAAGCAATGAGAATCCCTTTGAGCCGCTTGCAAGCGTCAAGGCAGCGATACGCAAGGATGCGTTGGATTCCATCAACCGATATCCCGACATGCGCGGGTGGGGAGTCGTGGAACGCCTCGCTCAGGAAACGGGCGTAAAACCGGAAAACATATGCCTAGGCTGTGGATCGACCGAGGTGATTACCCAGCTGATTCAGTTGGTTGCAGGGCCAGGCGATGAAGTCGTCTATCCTTGGAGAAGCTTCGAGGCATATCCGATCATCGTTGCCACTGCAGGCGCGAACAGCCATCAGGTGCCATTGACCGCTGACGGACATCATGACATCGATGCGATGATTGCTGCCGTGAATGACAAGACGCGTCTGATCATTGTCAACAATCCAAACAACCCCACCGCGACTCCTGTGAGCGAGACCGAGGCGCGAAAGTTGCTGGATGCCGTTCCCAGCGATGTTCTCGTGCTCTTTGACGAGGCATACTTCCAGTTCAATACCGACCCCAACACGGCCGTCGCCATGGAACTGTTTCATGAATACCCCAATGTTGTCGTAGCCCAGACCTTCTCGAAGGCCTATGGCTTGGCCGGATTGCGCATTGGATATGCGGTTGCTCCTGAAGAGGTCATCGATGGCATGCGCAAGGTGGCATTGCCCTTCGGTGTTTCTCGCGTTGCTCAGACTGCTGCGCTGGCAAGTCTGGATGCGTACGATGAACTCAACGACCGCGTTCAGGTCATCATCTCGGAGCGTCAGCGTGTGCTCACCGCATTGCGGGAACAAGGATGGACGATTCCTGATGCCGAGGCCAACTTCTTCTGGATTCAGTTTGGTGACAAAACCGAAGAGGCGGAGCAATACTTCATCCAGGCAGGTCTTTCCACTCGAGTCTTTGCTGGAGAGGGTATCCGCTTCACCATCGGCGAGGCTGCCGCCAATGATCTGGTCATCCAGACATGCTCCAAGCTAAAAACCGCTGGTCTTTTGGTCTGA
- a CDS encoding PLP-dependent aspartate aminotransferase family protein, with amino-acid sequence MATDSIHQGISFDDQPLGFSTRSIHLGNGTDAETGAIRRPITLANAYALPYDASELNWSSSDLNLYARNGHPNQRYLETKIANLEGSEDAVVLASGVAALAATFTTFLSSGDHAIFSDTTYIAAYRLLNEILPKKYGIETSIIDTSDAKNVERAIRPNTKLIHIETPANPTLKVSDIATVARYAHDANPEILVSVDNTFNSPFNVQPIQLGADIVIESLTKYINGHGDALGGSIAASKALTDQIRFTSQVNYGGVISPFNAWLINRGSVTLPLRMRQHNASAQRIAEYLESHPKVSFVAYPGLKSHPGHDIAASQLIGPDAGYSGVLSFGLHTDHDGYNRFIAALQIVTSAVSLGHDESLIVFLGEDDERQYLYPEAFHQGFLRFSVGLEDADDLIRDLDQALRAC; translated from the coding sequence ATGGCAACAGATTCAATACACCAGGGCATCTCTTTCGACGATCAGCCGCTGGGATTTTCAACGCGAAGCATCCACCTAGGCAATGGCACGGACGCAGAGACAGGCGCGATTCGTAGGCCAATCACGCTTGCCAACGCATATGCTCTCCCCTACGACGCATCCGAACTGAACTGGTCAAGCTCGGATCTCAACCTCTATGCAAGGAATGGCCATCCCAACCAGCGCTATCTTGAAACTAAGATAGCCAATCTGGAAGGCAGCGAGGATGCCGTCGTGCTGGCATCGGGCGTTGCAGCTCTGGCCGCAACATTCACGACCTTCCTTTCGAGCGGAGATCACGCCATCTTCTCGGACACCACCTACATCGCGGCATACCGGCTGCTGAACGAAATACTTCCCAAAAAATACGGTATCGAAACCAGCATCATCGATACGTCGGATGCGAAGAACGTGGAACGCGCAATCCGGCCCAATACCAAGCTCATCCATATCGAAACCCCTGCGAACCCCACATTGAAGGTGAGCGACATTGCAACGGTTGCACGATATGCGCATGATGCGAACCCAGAGATTCTGGTGAGCGTCGACAACACATTCAACTCACCGTTCAACGTTCAGCCCATCCAGCTTGGGGCTGACATCGTGATCGAAAGCCTGACGAAGTACATCAACGGACACGGCGATGCGCTCGGCGGTTCCATCGCGGCGAGCAAAGCGCTTACCGACCAGATTCGCTTCACGTCACAGGTGAACTATGGCGGTGTCATCAGCCCGTTCAACGCCTGGCTTATCAACAGAGGCTCGGTCACCTTGCCGCTGAGAATGAGACAGCACAACGCTTCAGCGCAGCGCATTGCCGAATACCTTGAAAGTCATCCGAAGGTGAGCTTCGTCGCCTACCCTGGTCTGAAGAGTCATCCTGGCCATGACATCGCGGCCAGCCAGCTGATTGGCCCGGATGCCGGGTATTCAGGAGTGCTGAGCTTTGGATTGCATACCGACCATGACGGTTACAATCGTTTCATCGCAGCGCTGCAGATCGTGACTTCGGCCGTGTCGCTCGGCCATGACGAAAGCCTCATCGTGTTCCTTGGAGAAGACGACGAACGACAGTATCTCTATCCAGAGGCCTTCCATCAAGGCTTTCTGAGATTCTCGGTGGGATTGGAAGATGCCGACGACCTGATTCGTGACCTCGATCAGGCATTGCGCGCGTGCTAG
- the groES gene encoding co-chaperone GroES has protein sequence MSISLTPLEDKIVIKQAAAETTTASGLVIPDTAKEKPQQGEVLAVGPGRRDDKGERVPVDVKTGDKVLYSKYGGTEVHYDGEDLLIVSARDVLAILK, from the coding sequence GTGTCGATCTCACTCACACCGTTGGAAGACAAAATTGTCATCAAGCAGGCAGCGGCTGAAACCACAACAGCCTCTGGTCTTGTAATTCCAGATACAGCAAAAGAAAAGCCACAGCAGGGCGAAGTTCTTGCGGTCGGACCTGGTCGTCGTGACGACAAGGGCGAGCGTGTTCCTGTTGACGTGAAGACTGGAGACAAGGTTCTCTACTCGAAGTACGGCGGCACGGAAGTTCACTATGACGGTGAAGATCTGCTCATCGTTTCGGCTCGTGACGTTTTGGCTATCTTGAAGTAA
- a CDS encoding GNAT family N-acetyltransferase, which produces MSVFQTFMDAFRSRIDNGHFRTPTEIVAPEGRPAISLRPLREEDDVEWNTLRCNNRDWLEPWESSDPMHGQGISFYQWVRRERELAEAGSEIVFMVEFEGRIVGQISLGAICYGSMRTGTVGYWIDQNHAGRGFTPLALAMLADWAFGAVDGPRLHRLEIDILPSNGRSKRVVEKLGIPREGLHREYMYINGEWRDHEAYVLLLSDVDGTVVDRLGRFDR; this is translated from the coding sequence ATGTCCGTTTTCCAAACATTTATGGACGCGTTTCGGTCACGCATCGACAATGGTCATTTCCGTACGCCGACTGAAATTGTCGCTCCCGAGGGTAGGCCTGCGATCAGTCTTCGCCCCCTGCGCGAAGAGGATGACGTTGAGTGGAACACGCTGAGGTGCAACAATCGTGACTGGCTTGAACCTTGGGAGTCAAGCGATCCGATGCATGGTCAGGGCATTTCGTTCTATCAGTGGGTGCGCCGCGAGCGAGAGCTGGCCGAGGCGGGTTCAGAGATAGTGTTCATGGTCGAATTCGAGGGCCGGATCGTAGGGCAGATATCACTGGGGGCAATTTGCTATGGCTCAATGAGAACCGGGACGGTCGGATATTGGATTGACCAGAATCATGCCGGGCGTGGATTCACTCCTCTTGCCCTCGCCATGCTTGCTGATTGGGCGTTTGGCGCAGTCGACGGGCCGAGACTGCATCGTCTGGAAATCGATATTCTGCCCTCAAACGGTCGATCCAAGCGTGTGGTCGAGAAATTGGGCATTCCGAGGGAAGGCCTGCACAGAGAGTACATGTATATCAATGGTGAGTGGAGAGATCACGAAGCTTACGTATTGCTGCTAAGCGATGTGGACGGCACCGTCGTTGACCGGCTTGGCCGTTTTGACCGTTGA
- a CDS encoding 5-formyltetrahydrofolate cyclo-ligase, with amino-acid sequence MESIASQKSALRHTILRRRSLVPQTSRLASAKQLAHVTQRVDLVKAHATIACFVSMGSEVRTSGLLQYCMEQSVRVLVPRLGKGLDMGWSYYSGAETLEDKGERRPAEPTDEILPPEALEQATTIIIAALAVDSQGNRLGRGAGWYDQALQYRNPDARIIAVCWPWEVSQVPIPHDSNDVAVDGVLTPLDFTPIDKP; translated from the coding sequence ATGGAAAGCATCGCATCTCAGAAATCGGCTTTGCGCCACACCATATTGCGCCGCCGTTCGCTAGTTCCTCAGACCAGCCGTCTCGCCTCGGCGAAGCAGCTTGCGCATGTCACACAGCGGGTTGACCTCGTCAAGGCGCACGCCACGATTGCCTGCTTCGTGTCGATGGGCAGCGAGGTTCGAACATCAGGGTTGTTGCAGTATTGCATGGAGCAGTCTGTGCGGGTTCTTGTGCCTCGTCTCGGCAAGGGCCTGGATATGGGATGGAGCTATTATTCCGGCGCTGAAACCTTGGAGGACAAGGGAGAGCGCCGTCCTGCAGAGCCGACCGACGAGATTCTTCCGCCCGAGGCGCTTGAGCAGGCCACGACCATCATCATTGCCGCTCTCGCGGTAGACAGCCAGGGCAATCGCCTCGGACGCGGTGCAGGCTGGTACGATCAGGCGCTGCAATACCGCAATCCAGACGCTCGTATCATTGCCGTCTGCTGGCCTTGGGAAGTGTCCCAGGTCCCCATCCCCCATGATTCGAACGATGTGGCGGTTGATGGTGTGCTCACCCCCTTGGATTTCACGCCCATAGACAAGCCTTGA
- a CDS encoding FmdB family zinc ribbon protein, whose translation MPTYHYRCKNCQYDFTEQQSFNDDPITVCPRCGQAQIRKIFSAVPIEFKGHGFYRTDSGSHSSSSSK comes from the coding sequence TTGCCTACCTATCATTACCGTTGCAAGAACTGTCAATATGATTTCACGGAACAGCAGTCGTTCAACGATGATCCGATCACCGTCTGCCCACGATGTGGTCAGGCTCAGATTCGTAAGATTTTTTCCGCCGTTCCCATTGAATTCAAAGGACACGGCTTCTATCGCACCGATTCGGGTTCGCATTCGAGCTCGTCATCGAAGTAA
- a CDS encoding SAF domain-containing protein has protein sequence MLDFLSSRSCAKDSLQRRRFNAHVRQILCALCAGLILFAVCQSIAEGSRNHIQIVVASHDIARGQKLSSKDLSLVSIPKSSISRHFVHSIEAADGKQSQTILSAGQPLTSNAISEGLSIAAGRTSIQIQLASVPAQLSVGDTVRLVSSGSCSTSESGSASGGEPGSEPGAQAGSDPAQGISEDPDSHSANTESNSALNSVCTLAQQAQVLSITEPSDDSLLNSITANTEDKSLITFCVSPEEAVAVLSQQEQAPILAVSD, from the coding sequence ATGCTTGACTTTCTTTCTTCCCGCTCCTGCGCAAAGGATTCGCTGCAGCGCCGACGTTTCAACGCTCATGTCCGGCAGATTCTGTGCGCACTATGCGCTGGATTAATCCTGTTTGCAGTGTGCCAGTCCATCGCTGAAGGATCGCGCAATCATATCCAGATAGTCGTCGCATCTCACGATATTGCCCGCGGTCAGAAACTCAGTTCGAAGGATCTGAGCCTCGTGAGCATTCCCAAGTCATCGATATCGCGTCATTTTGTTCATTCCATTGAGGCGGCAGACGGCAAGCAGTCGCAAACCATCCTTTCGGCCGGACAGCCCTTGACCAGCAATGCCATTTCGGAAGGCTTAAGCATCGCTGCCGGACGCACCTCCATTCAGATTCAGCTTGCCAGCGTGCCTGCGCAGCTTTCGGTTGGAGACACGGTGCGACTCGTATCGTCTGGAAGCTGCTCAACAAGCGAGTCCGGCAGTGCATCGGGGGGTGAGCCAGGCTCCGAGCCAGGCGCTCAGGCAGGAAGCGACCCCGCACAAGGCATATCCGAAGACCCGGATTCACACAGTGCAAATACTGAGTCTAACTCGGCATTGAATTCTGTCTGTACTCTTGCACAACAGGCCCAAGTACTCAGTATCACCGAGCCATCAGATGATTCATTGCTCAACTCGATAACCGCGAATACCGAGGACAAATCGTTGATCACCTTCTGCGTGTCCCCTGAAGAGGCGGTCGCAGTGCTGAGTCAACAGGAGCAGGCTCCTATTCTTGCGGTGAGTGACTGA
- the mscL gene encoding large conductance mechanosensitive channel protein MscL has product MSATTMQATHQLAALTDKGPIGGFKKFVSRGSMIDMAVGVVMGAAVTAVVNAIVKSFITPLIGMIFGKPDLSNLLTITYNGATISFGAIIGAIINFLIVAMAVYFCIILPINKLRDMTRAVAGVEEPKPAEPSPEEQSVAILQEIRDQLKEQNSAIK; this is encoded by the coding sequence ATGAGCGCAACAACCATGCAGGCCACGCACCAGTTGGCTGCATTGACCGATAAGGGGCCGATAGGCGGATTCAAGAAATTCGTTTCGCGCGGTTCCATGATTGATATGGCAGTCGGTGTCGTTATGGGCGCTGCAGTCACCGCAGTGGTGAATGCCATCGTGAAATCATTCATCACACCTCTGATCGGCATGATCTTCGGAAAACCTGATCTGTCGAATCTTCTGACCATCACCTATAACGGCGCAACCATTTCCTTCGGGGCCATCATTGGCGCAATCATCAACTTCCTGATTGTGGCGATGGCAGTGTACTTCTGCATCATTCTGCCCATCAACAAGCTTCGTGATATGACCAGAGCCGTGGCAGGAGTCGAGGAGCCGAAACCTGCTGAACCATCACCTGAAGAGCAGTCCGTTGCAATCCTTCAGGAGATTCGCGACCAGCTTAAAGAGCAGAATTCAGCAATCAAGTAA
- a CDS encoding BAG family molecular chaperone regulator 5 has product MKGTEHFDADGVKLEAGDRQTKKAKDADDDARILGELPPHWGVFTAEKE; this is encoded by the coding sequence ATGAAGGGAACCGAGCATTTTGATGCAGACGGCGTCAAGCTTGAGGCTGGCGATAGGCAGACAAAAAAAGCCAAGGACGCGGACGATGATGCGCGCATCCTTGGCGAATTGCCACCCCATTGGGGTGTGTTCACTGCAGAGAAAGAATGA
- a CDS encoding helicase, translated as MSEEPANASLRQARGKEGNILDSIRAWRREYQNEVGQTPLEDISQLAARLDLTHAHPSGIAQLFAGGQTHLDSLFRDNGVLRAAIQRMGRVLEDQTAKNRLSGCAELSLVVGVATWLGSSMPVLLYPIEVEAPQGARAKMTIRISGPVEINGALISALREHGVDINAKRLFNELHFQGGTAETSALFNHIENETNDEIADFTIAHDIILGCLVEPSTLLLNESQNIIDELADGSSGNTVLDAIAGQSDAVELLKNQPMADFSPFDADPHDELEIADVDNHVRFAAHLAASGRSIFMNESSLKHTATHAAAVASRCIMNGRTVLYVPSVADQKRRFTQVMIANDMEDMVLDVADGSTNAIIDRQLIDAVGYQQGTAGSHFDQLADELVGVRSRLTRYLGDLHGVNERWNVSAYQTIQNLAHIAALPTHPTTRVRLDINAARTIGPNIGKWASLLERAADIGEFTIGPKDTVWYKASISSENDAVDAYQRVVRLLERTLPSIRQQVANTVQTCGFPVPATAHDWENQVTVLKNLRRVLDIFQPEIFERDIASMIEATKPKAERKANGTTMGFWERRRHTKEAKGLLRVGAQVDNLHDALIVVSKQAEQWRIFVPHGGWPVLPPRLDQIMETQDSLSTDLTALNTVLATTPQGAELESVTLNSLEERLKALFSDHLALETLPERCRLEEDFDKVGLGDLVRDLHSRRVESKAVRAELQLAWWTTVFEDIVRSSEMISNQDGSALSSAADRFVQIDTEHVRSVGAMLNQELTKRLSEMLFSHTQEANQLHTRLSGSQRVGVDVLHRDFPRLISAAKPIFVATPATLAALTGTDQLADMAIVDAAAHMPSIELLTIAKRVKQIVILGHRETVTSNSVKRLISLLPSIDIPGTPDRRPQDVSAFLKVQGYGSSIPDGICPTAQGTVKYKRIEATGVPVMATGLVESSQQEIDAVVGELRQRARSFTIVPASYVLTIVTLSPTHRNRLGAELKSCAIKDPNFAKFLRHVRIIGIDEIAGAQSGDVIISFGFAKTSHGRLLQQFGELEGEAGKGMLLDALALSSRNLDIISAFGSDDMEDDRIHQPGPRFLKVVLQWAENLDKERIKPVAHDTPSPDMLLDDLADRIRKRGLDVALYYGYAQGARIPLVVGVKGKPFALAVLTDNADYMRIRSTRQRHRFIHESLQMLGWSVITVWSVAAFVNPDKEVDRIVSQLAEVYGDTE; from the coding sequence ATGAGTGAAGAACCAGCCAATGCATCCTTACGTCAAGCACGAGGGAAAGAAGGGAATATTCTGGATTCGATACGCGCATGGAGACGTGAATACCAAAATGAGGTCGGGCAGACTCCATTGGAAGACATATCCCAACTGGCGGCTCGTCTGGACCTTACGCACGCACATCCGTCTGGAATAGCTCAACTTTTTGCAGGAGGCCAGACGCATCTGGACTCGCTGTTCAGAGACAATGGCGTGCTTCGTGCAGCGATTCAGCGAATGGGTCGGGTCTTGGAAGATCAGACTGCAAAGAATCGCCTCAGTGGCTGTGCAGAACTGTCGTTGGTGGTGGGTGTGGCGACTTGGCTTGGCAGTTCAATGCCTGTTCTGCTGTATCCCATCGAGGTCGAGGCTCCGCAAGGTGCCCGTGCGAAGATGACGATACGCATTTCGGGACCTGTGGAAATCAACGGTGCGCTGATCTCGGCGTTGCGCGAGCACGGCGTTGACATCAATGCCAAGCGACTGTTCAACGAACTGCATTTCCAAGGGGGAACCGCAGAAACGAGTGCACTGTTCAATCATATCGAGAACGAAACGAATGATGAGATTGCCGACTTCACCATCGCTCACGACATCATTCTCGGATGCCTTGTTGAACCATCGACGCTGCTGCTCAACGAGAGTCAGAACATCATCGATGAACTCGCTGACGGATCTTCAGGCAACACGGTGCTCGATGCAATTGCGGGTCAGTCCGATGCCGTCGAACTGCTGAAGAACCAGCCCATGGCCGATTTCAGTCCCTTCGATGCTGATCCTCATGATGAGTTGGAGATTGCAGACGTCGACAATCATGTCCGTTTCGCAGCCCACCTTGCCGCTTCGGGTCGTTCCATCTTCATGAATGAGAGCTCTCTCAAGCACACGGCTACGCATGCGGCGGCAGTGGCATCACGCTGCATCATGAACGGTCGCACAGTGCTGTACGTGCCGAGCGTTGCCGACCAGAAACGCAGGTTCACGCAGGTGATGATTGCCAACGATATGGAAGACATGGTGCTTGATGTTGCCGATGGCTCCACCAATGCAATCATCGACCGGCAGCTGATTGATGCCGTAGGATATCAGCAGGGCACAGCCGGCTCGCATTTCGATCAGCTTGCTGACGAGCTTGTGGGCGTGCGTTCGCGTCTCACCCGCTATCTTGGCGATTTGCACGGAGTCAATGAACGCTGGAACGTCTCTGCCTATCAGACCATTCAGAATCTTGCGCACATCGCTGCTTTGCCAACGCATCCCACCACGCGAGTGCGTCTCGACATCAATGCGGCACGCACCATCGGCCCGAACATCGGCAAATGGGCATCACTGCTCGAACGCGCGGCGGATATCGGAGAATTTACCATAGGTCCCAAGGACACCGTGTGGTACAAGGCATCAATCAGTTCGGAAAACGATGCTGTCGATGCTTACCAGCGTGTGGTGAGACTGCTTGAGCGAACCTTGCCTTCGATTCGTCAGCAAGTGGCGAACACGGTTCAGACATGCGGGTTCCCGGTTCCGGCGACTGCGCATGATTGGGAGAATCAGGTTACCGTGCTCAAGAATCTGCGCAGGGTTCTCGACATCTTCCAGCCTGAGATCTTCGAACGTGACATTGCCTCGATGATAGAGGCGACCAAGCCCAAGGCCGAGCGTAAGGCCAACGGTACGACCATGGGCTTCTGGGAACGCAGAAGGCACACGAAGGAAGCGAAGGGGCTGCTCCGAGTCGGAGCACAGGTCGATAACCTTCACGATGCTTTGATCGTCGTCTCCAAACAGGCAGAGCAGTGGCGCATCTTCGTTCCTCATGGTGGATGGCCAGTGTTGCCTCCACGGCTTGACCAGATTATGGAAACGCAGGATTCACTGTCGACTGATCTGACAGCTTTGAACACGGTGTTGGCGACCACTCCACAGGGTGCCGAGCTTGAATCCGTGACCTTGAACAGTCTCGAAGAACGGCTGAAGGCTCTGTTCAGCGATCATCTTGCATTGGAGACCTTGCCAGAGCGTTGCCGCCTTGAGGAAGACTTCGACAAGGTCGGTCTGGGAGACCTCGTTCGCGATCTACATTCGAGGCGTGTCGAATCCAAGGCCGTTCGCGCCGAACTGCAATTGGCTTGGTGGACGACCGTTTTCGAGGATATCGTGCGTTCCTCTGAAATGATTTCCAATCAGGATGGTTCGGCGCTTTCCAGTGCTGCCGATCGATTCGTGCAGATCGATACTGAACATGTGCGTAGCGTTGGGGCAATGTTGAACCAGGAACTGACCAAGCGTCTTTCTGAAATGCTCTTTTCTCACACGCAGGAGGCAAACCAGCTCCATACCAGGCTCTCCGGCAGTCAGAGAGTCGGAGTCGATGTGCTCCACCGTGATTTTCCGCGGCTCATCTCGGCGGCAAAGCCGATTTTTGTGGCGACACCTGCCACTCTGGCAGCATTGACCGGCACTGATCAGCTCGCAGACATGGCAATCGTCGATGCTGCTGCGCATATGCCATCCATCGAGTTGCTGACCATCGCCAAGCGAGTCAAGCAGATCGTGATCCTGGGGCATCGAGAGACCGTCACCTCCAACTCGGTTAAGCGTCTGATATCGCTGCTCCCGAGTATCGATATTCCCGGCACTCCTGATCGGCGACCACAAGATGTCTCCGCATTCCTCAAGGTGCAAGGGTATGGTTCTTCGATACCCGATGGAATCTGCCCAACGGCACAGGGCACGGTGAAATACAAGCGTATCGAAGCTACCGGAGTCCCCGTCATGGCGACCGGCCTGGTTGAATCCAGCCAGCAGGAGATTGATGCAGTGGTCGGAGAGCTGCGTCAGCGCGCTCGTTCGTTCACCATCGTTCCAGCATCCTATGTGCTTACCATCGTCACGCTTTCACCGACGCATCGGAACAGACTGGGTGCAGAACTGAAATCCTGCGCCATCAAGGATCCAAACTTTGCCAAGTTCCTGCGTCATGTTCGCATCATCGGCATCGATGAAATAGCAGGTGCCCAGTCTGGCGATGTGATCATCTCCTTCGGTTTCGCCAAGACCTCGCACGGAAGACTGCTCCAGCAGTTTGGTGAGCTGGAAGGCGAGGCGGGCAAGGGCATGCTTCTTGATGCTTTGGCGCTTTCCTCAAGAAATCTTGATATCATCTCGGCATTTGGCTCCGATGACATGGAGGACGACAGAATTCATCAGCCAGGACCGCGGTTCCTGAAAGTCGTGCTCCAATGGGCTGAGAATCTCGACAAGGAACGCATCAAGCCGGTGGCACACGACACGCCATCGCCTGACATGCTGCTCGATGACCTTGCTGACCGCATCCGCAAGCGAGGGCTTGATGTGGCCCTCTACTATGGATACGCTCAAGGAGCCCGCATTCCGCTGGTCGTCGGCGTGAAGGGGAAGCCTTTCGCGCTTGCCGTATTGACGGATAATGCCGATTACATGCGCATTCGTTCGACCAGGCAGCGCCATCGTTTTATCCATGAAAGTCTGCAGATGCTCGGCTGGTCGGTTATCACCGTATGGAGCGTGGCCGCATTCGTCAATCCTGACAAGGAAGTGGACCGTATCGTCAGCCAGCTCGCAGAGGTTTATGGGGATACGGAATGA
- a CDS encoding FHA domain-containing protein, with protein sequence MSVDKRPTHQWIVSVRNMDDVMVNSGESIEIGRKPLRPLPDEGTSRLDVPDETRSMSKRHAVFTVTDSGAATIRDLHSTNGTYIVRTNGDLVRVPLDQDFLLPRNEMTLQFGDVPAICKRHDIQPEHKPVQQHSNNVSDLFSYATDNAPVEPDAADMSVDDILDLRAGEPTSAFDASSVRSRITRLHDAVLGEASAQQPGTAATQPAAQHTGQVDVHKVDKVDRASTSTETSQTNQNLSGTTRQTGSDAVEDPNESQHDAPEQRDLFEDALSDALHIDKTDEATKDRAAQDASQTGESTNRALNPSDARSAHSPRTTFTPLAAATVDNDNDDLATHTAEASTQTQQTDTNQLAFKPVFEPGSVFEKVSKGEFSKKQHIVEVGGFTSDDARTSHDFSKQFDMARHAELLPFLAMNTSLYDDLYAWLAAQGNHDIDVALQSNTGYQEYIEATRK encoded by the coding sequence GTGAGTGTTGATAAGCGACCGACTCATCAATGGATCGTCAGTGTCAGGAATATGGACGACGTGATGGTGAACTCAGGTGAAAGCATCGAAATTGGGCGCAAACCGCTACGACCTCTTCCCGATGAAGGTACATCACGACTTGATGTTCCTGATGAGACGCGTTCCATGTCAAAACGACACGCTGTCTTCACCGTGACCGATTCTGGCGCTGCAACGATTCGTGATCTGCACTCGACCAATGGCACATATATTGTGCGCACGAATGGCGATCTTGTTCGCGTGCCGCTCGATCAGGACTTTCTGCTACCTCGAAACGAGATGACTCTGCAATTCGGCGATGTTCCAGCGATATGCAAGCGCCATGACATTCAGCCTGAGCACAAGCCCGTGCAACAGCACTCCAACAATGTTTCCGACCTGTTCTCATACGCCACGGATAACGCTCCGGTTGAGCCCGATGCAGCCGATATGTCGGTCGATGACATTCTTGATCTGCGCGCCGGCGAGCCAACGAGCGCATTCGATGCAAGCTCTGTCCGCAGCCGGATCACGCGGCTGCATGATGCCGTTCTGGGTGAGGCCTCTGCTCAGCAACCTGGCACCGCAGCGACGCAGCCAGCAGCGCAGCACACCGGTCAGGTAGATGTACATAAGGTGGATAAGGTAGATAGAGCAAGTACAAGTACCGAGACTTCTCAAACCAATCAGAACCTGTCAGGAACGACACGGCAAACAGGCTCGGATGCAGTTGAAGATCCGAATGAGTCTCAGCACGATGCACCAGAACAGCGTGATCTGTTCGAAGATGCCCTCTCCGACGCTCTTCATATCGACAAGACTGATGAGGCCACGAAGGACAGGGCCGCACAGGATGCTTCCCAGACAGGGGAGAGCACGAATCGAGCACTGAATCCTTCCGATGCAAGGTCCGCACATTCGCCACGCACTACCTTCACACCGCTCGCGGCAGCAACGGTAGACAATGACAATGATGACCTGGCTACGCATACGGCCGAAGCGTCCACACAGACGCAACAGACTGACACCAATCAACTTGCATTCAAGCCGGTCTTCGAGCCGGGATCGGTTTTCGAGAAGGTTTCAAAAGGCGAATTCTCCAAGAAGCAGCATATCGTTGAAGTCGGCGGCTTCACCTCGGATGATGCTCGGACAAGCCATGACTTCTCCAAGCAGTTCGACATGGCAAGGCATGCTGAACTTCTGCCGTTCCTTGCCATGAATACATCGCTATACGATGATCTTTATGCTTGGCTGGCAGCTCAGGGCAACCATGACATAGATGTCGCGCTCCAATCCAACACAGGGTATCAGGAGTATATCGAGGCAACGCGGAAATGA